GGCAATGTTAAATAGCTTGTTCGGATCATCCGCAGCAATCTTGATCAGTTGTGCCCCGCTTTGCTCATGGATGAAAAAAAGGCATTCTGCATTTACTTCCGGAACAAACCTCTTTTCCTTTAAACTAAACCCGTGATAGGTTTGGTTTTCATTAAATGATTCCATTGGTCTGCCGGCAAGCAGCATACCAGTCATCACCATCAAGATGGTGAAAACGATTCCTTGTTTCATGATTTAATTTTAAATTTGACAATGATTTGGAGGTTTATATGGCGCAACGTGACAACAATAAACATGCAACATTTATTAATGTATTATTTTTCAAATCATTAGAGGTGAGGGTGATGGGGATGTAAACCAGTCTGGTGATGCAGAAACGGACAGTTTTGACCGATAACGGACACCTATAGCCAAAGGGGGCAGCTTCTATGAAGTGCCTCTTTTAAAAATAAAACGTAAAGGACTTGCCCTGGATCGGGAATGAGAGGTAGATGCCGGATCAGAGATTCATAATTTTCTCCAGGTCAGCTTCGCTGATATTCAGTAAGCCGGAAGCATGAAGCCGGCGCGTAAGCTCTTTCCAGTTTCCGTCTATTTGAAATATAGCCTTCAGGATGGGTAGGGCCTCATTTATGCTGCCACTGTTAGCCAGGCCGATAGCTTTCCAGTACTTCATTTCAAGGTTGTCAGGGAACATTTGTTCGGCGGCTCCGTATTCCTCCATGGCTTTCTGCATGTCGCCGGCTTCCATAGCCAGGTCACCATTGTTCATGTGGGTATAGGCACGATGGACCCTGAGCAGGCGTTCGAGTTCTTCCAGGGGTAAAGGATGATCATCCACCCTTAGGTCAATAAGCTTATCGGATGAAGGATGGGATGCTGTTGTGCCACTCACCACAAGCAGGGCAGCCGATTGCCGGCCGCGAATATCGCCTCCTGCTGCTTCTGCCGCCTTCATTGTTTCAATTACCCGTTCTGCCAAGGGAAGGTGGGCATTGCTTTCAAAAGCCAGGCGCATGGCAGGGATGACAAGGTCGTTGAGCATCATATTGGCCTGCACCGAGTAGTTTTCGCCTACATAATGCC
The window above is part of the Bacteroides sp. genome. Proteins encoded here:
- a CDS encoding DUF1028 domain-containing protein; the protein is MRKAAINLMMVILMNQLAAGQVYKQTEPFAHTYSIVARDPVTGEMAIGVQSHWFSVGTVVSWGKSGVGVVATQSFVNPALGPDGLALMEEGLDAQTALERLISEDEGRDFRQVAFLDATGNVDAYTGAKCIAWAGHYVGENYSVQANMMLNDLVIPAMRLAFESNAHLPLAERVIETMKAAEAAGGDIRGRQSAALLVVSGTTASHPSSDKLIDLRVDDHPLPLEELERLLRVHRAYTHMNNGDLAMEAGDMQKAMEEYGAAEQMFPDNLEMKYWKAIGLANSGSINEALPILKAIFQIDGNWKELTRRLHASGLLNISEADLEKIMNL